The Salvia splendens isolate huo1 chromosome 20, SspV2, whole genome shotgun sequence nucleotide sequence ATTATTCAACTTCTTCACCTCAAAATCACAACCACCTACATTGTGCCGGAAACGCCTCATGTTTGCACCATCACCCGGATGCACCACTCGGTGACTCATCTCCCCACTATCATCACGCCATCTATCACCGTAGTTTGGTTCTAATTTGCATTCCCGACCATCGTTGGCCATGAAAGAGAATCTCCCAGGCTGCGTCATAGGTCTGAAGTACTTGTCTGACTTCATTCTCCCCGAAGACCTGACAGCATCAAGCCTTTGAGTACGCCTGAACTCTCTCACAGGTGGTGATCTTCTCCGCCTTAAATAGTTAGAATCTGCAAAATTACGCTCCTCAACCCAACGGCAGCTCCTTTGAGGAGAGAAATGACCTCTTGGCGGGGATATGTAACCCTCTCCATACTCAGTTGCAAACGAAGACTTTGAGAAAGGCATCCTCATTCTTTCCATCCTAGCCTCTGACCTACAATCAGGAGACCTGCTGATTCTTCTAGCGCCCAAAATACATTCTCTTTGCTGATGCCATGCCATGAGCGAACGGGTTCGGGATCTTGACCGAGATCTCTTCCGGGACATGGCCATGTGTGTCTGTCTACCAGAGCTTGGGGAGAAACTGTGTTCTCTTCTTGATAAATAGCGTGGCATGCGAACAGATGCACAAGCAACCCCAGGCAGAGGTTCAAACTCTTCCACAGAATCTCTACCCGGACGCTGAGAATAATGTCCTCTGCCTTTAAAGTTACTCACTCTCTGTGTTAGTGGCACTCTTCTACCTACAACAAAATATTCATCCCTCTCCACTGGTGATCTCCTCACAAATGGCTTATGCAAGCCTTTCGATAAATAATTAGTCTGCCTCTTTTCATGGTATTCCACCCCATCAATCCTGTTTGCATATTCACCAGTTTTACTTCTTGGCCTGGTGTTGTTGCGACCCTCACCTCCCTGATAATTTGATGTATAACACCTTCTGGAACCCCATGATGTCCATTGATGAGCTCCATCTCTTTCACCAGTAACAGCAGATCTATGTCGCCCCATATATCTATCAGGACTAGCATCTCTTTCTGGCCGAGGATATGAACCAGCGACACGACGTGACCTACAACACAATATAAGAGAGTTAAAGAGAGAAATCAAGATTTCATAGTACCTGCACCTAAAATAACAGAAGACTGAAAAAACAATCAAGAGAAAACTTAGTACCTGGATTGCTGTATGAAGAAAACATCCTTCACATCAGTACCATCTGCAGATGACCGTCCTTCAATTCGGGATTGAAGCTTTCCCCTGACAGTCTTTGCTACATATTCTTCTATTTGTGTCATCCTAGCATTTACAGCATCTTTGTGATCACGCAACTGTGATCTTGTTATGCCATCATTTGCCTCAATTGCCATTTCCACACACTGTTCAACAGTAGAACCAGGCCCAGCATTTAATCCCTTTCCAGCTAACTCATTATTGTCAGACTTATCTTTGACAATATGCTCCTTAAAGGAATGATTAACTGCTCCACACTTACTTTTACCTTCTGGAGGTATTTTCATTGACAAATTTCTTTGAGTACCATGAGAACCCTCGGAACCACCTTCAACTATCTCAGACCCATGGTAGTAATCATCAGCATCAGAACCATCCCCATTCCTTCCATCAGACTCATAGTCAACACACTCATTTTCCACCTCACTTTCCTCCCACGTGTACAAACATGAACCCCTCAGCTCCCCATCCTCGTATGGAGAATCATACCCTTCCTGGAAACCAGTCAAGTCATCTCCATCACCCATGTCAACATGGTTGCCCCGGGAAACATCTAAATTGCGCCGTCCAATACTTCCGACAGAGGAAGGTACTTTACATCGTGTTCCAGCACCAAAACTCTTGCAAGTGTCATCCACCACAGTTCTCTTCGATTGTTCTTTATGAAGATTACTATCCCCATCACGGTCAGTACCAAGTTCCGCTAGTTCTGAATACTGCTCGCAATCAGACATTGAAGAATTTGAAAGAAAGCCCCCATCAATTTGTTTATTTGAATCAGTACTTGCAACAGGTTGACCATCTGCAGAAAGAAGATCAACACATTGGAATGAGAGTTCACTACACTTATGCAACTTAATAAATTGCACATCAAAGAGTAAATAATCCATTTAGATTGTATTTATACCAGGTAATTCAGGCGTCTTCTTGGAAACTTCTTTATCTTTAGGCTGGACATAAATCACAGATTCAGAAGCGGTTCTGTCATGAGCATTGACTTCATCAGTCCCAGTATGACTTCCATCTAGAGCTGCACTTCTCTCACATTCACTGATGTTACAAGAAGAATCTCCATCCTGTAACGTAGTAGCATTGTTTTTCTCCTCAGGCACTAGCTCACAGGAAGGAGAACAGCCGACAATGACATCCGAGCTTGTATCTTGATTCAGTATTTTCATTCCAGATTCACAATTAGAAGCCTGAATTGAGTCAGTATCCTTTTCACAAGATTGATTGGAAGTATCTATAGCAGTACGAGAAAAGACAACATTTGGTTGTTCCCACAAATTTTCTTCAAGGTGGGGAGGTGGATTGCTAATTCCATCTTCTGAAACTAATGTTGACTTATCTTCTTCTGCTAAAAGACTTGAAGTCTGATCTGCTGTCTTAGTTGGTTTAGATAGTACGTGATTTGCAAAATGCTTCTCCACCTCCTCCCTATGCATCCCTTCATTGACATCCTTTAAGGTATCCACAGCAATTGCATCATCACATGGTTCGCCCCAAGCATCCATCGCAGTGTTCAAATCCCAATGCTCTCGGCTTACCTTTGGCATGGTGTCATCCTCCGGGTGAGTTAGTAAGCTTTGAGGAGAAACAGCAGAATTGTTGTCTTGGGACTCGACATTAGCTCCAAGGACATCAAAATTACTCAAAGAACTCGCTGACACTTTATTTTTTGACCCTTGTTCAGACTGAGTGGCAGAACTTGATTCATCAGAGTTATTTTGGAATATAGTGTCTTCTGTAACATCCTTTTTATCTGCATCATTAATGTCAACATCCATGCTAGCTGCTGCTGCAAGAAGTTCAATTCCTGAGAAATCCCCTGCGCAAACAAGCATCATCCTCTGTGTGAATACTTAAAGATGCATCACCAGACTCATAACTGATACATCTAGCCTTAGCATATTCACCCATTACTCTTAAATGCGAGTAAAGTGCCTCTGACCTGAGGAACAGCTAGGATACTGAAGCTGTTCACGATCTCCTAAAAGTGGTAAACAAGAGCGTGTTCTCGAGGGGGCAGAAACTTGATTGCGTAGAGAGGATTTCCAGGGATGAGATGGTGGAGATTGAAGTAAATGCCTTCTTTTCTTGAGCGGAACATTTTCTGATTTGTCAGAGGTTACCTGTCCAATAATCACTTCACCAAACTGCAACAGTGGCATAAGAATGCTCAGGTCTTGTATAGTAATAGTACAAAACTAAACATCTAGAGTAAGCAGTTTTTACAATATTACCTTATCAGAATCAGACCAAGATAAATCTTCCATGCTTTGGGGGCTAGTAGAATTCCCTGATTTTACAACACTGTTCAAGCTTCTGGCTAGTGACTTTTTTGTGCGTCGTCCTTTCATCACTGGTTTCCAACTTAATTCTGGCTCGGTGAAGTTCGTGACTTCAAGACCCATACTGCTTAGCATTATTTCGCAGATATGGGCTCTATCCCATACACGCTGAATCCACCAAATGATTTAACAAACCTGCTGCCTACTTTTCTGAATTAACACTTAAAAGTCCCGGATCAACTGCAAGTGCAAGCCTGCCGGAAGCAAAGTTAACTCGGAAAAAGTGGACAAAAAAtcttaaataaaaaatgcatactAGGGTTGGGTCTAGAGCTGTGTTTTCTACAAATTCGTCCATCAGAGATGCCACACAAACTATTTTCCACCAACCAAACTTTGCCCTCCTTTTATTCGCTAGGGGAGCTTCATAAGTTGTCAACAACAACACATTTATAGGACCATTTACAAACAAGTAAAGACATAAAAAAAACTTGGTATAACTGAATCAATGTATCATAAATGTGAATATTGAATACCAATCAAGAGTGCcaaaataaattagttttacTCCTAATAACCCTGTGTATGCAACATTTGACAATTTATACATAAATCTTACCATGGGTCATAAACAGTAATTTATTTGAACTTCATGCAGCTGAGCTCACTGCCAACAAAGCAGAAAACTGCATTAGGCACGAGACAAAGGAGCAAAGCACACGATAGTGACCAAGATTCATTCATTTCACCTGAATCAAAAGCGATACTggcaaaattatatttttgattTAAAACAAATAGATGGACATACGAATGAGCACATCATTATTGTACTtaattttagttcaaaataaGTTCCTGCTATATAGATGACGAAAAGGGTTTGAATGGCCTTTCATCCATCATATTTGATAGCTTGCACCCTTCAGGTGAACATAGTAGTGAATGAGCGCTAGATCTAATCAGCAATTAGCTTCAGAGTCTTCAAATAATCTGCAGCCGCCGACAGGCCATTGACTCCTCCATGGTTAATTTTAATACGTTTCCTACAACCAGATCCCGATCCGAGGCAAATTTCTATATGCGCAATATGCATTTAACCAAAAAAGGAAGAGAACACGCGAAAAGCCATACTTGAGTCAACATGTGCACCGCaaatcattcaatcaaaatctAATTAAGTGGCAACTTCACTTGCTCCGCCGAACGAAGACTTAGCTCAAGAGACAAATCAGATTCAGATTTTGAACTCGTGGATCCTGAACTCAAATCCGGAGGAGAAAGTCTGTCGAAGACCACAGATCTTTCTACCGAGAAGGAGATTACTCGCCGGATGACGGTAAAGAGAAAAAACACACAAATCACGCAGATTATCAAAAAACTTAGGGTTTCGTATACCTGTATGCAAACGGTACAAAACTCCCAAATCTCCGCAACTCAAAACTCTAGGGGCTCCGATTAACCTCCTTCCAAATGGTCCGAATCTCACAAAAACTGGCGCACACGTATAACTCCGCCGGAAATCCTAGCCAAAAATCCCTCCGCTCCAAGTGCTATTCACACAACCGAATACGCCGCCGCGCAGTTGCCACAGCTTCAATTGGATCGAGGGCTAAGGTGAGAGAGGTCCTTCCGATCTTCAACCGCCGGAACGGCGAAAGGTCGTCCGTTAAATCTCTTGGCTACTGGAATATTTCTTCGCCTTTCTGAGAAGAGGAGAGAATAAAAGCGTATATGATGAGCAATGGAGGCTTAATCGCATCGCAGTGGCCACCAATTTATGCTTTCCACTATGACCAAATTAACTCTCGAGATTTGAAAAGACGAAAATACCCTTCGATGCCCTAGTACCGTTTGGTAACGACGTCCGCTTTGTACGGTGAACTCTCTGATTAGAGGCGTTGATGATTTCATTACATCTCGCTAATTAGATCTACAGCTCACCCAAACGTGAATTAAGATCATAATCCAAACTTAATTGTTAATAATACTGTATAAAACATCAAAATGTTATTGAACATCATAGAAAGagtaagaaaaaataattacatcatagaataaataaataagtaaaagaaagacGACAAATTTACATCGCAACTGAAAATTGGTATTTATACCTTATACGGTTATACCTTAACCAACACCAAAGAAACAGAAGGGAATATACCAAAGGTAACATCCGCATTTTCCTTTCACAAAATTTATTCCTAAGCAtttgtattatttttgtttacaTCAAGATACACTAATTGGACACCACACCCTCAACAAAAAGTCAAAATCACCTAAAAGTTCCACACCACATCTGTCgtcttcttcaatttttcttaCTTCCTTTcactt carries:
- the LOC121782902 gene encoding uncharacterized protein LOC121782902 is translated as MLSSMGLEVTNFTEPELSWKPVMKGRRTKKSLARSLNSVVKSGNSTSPQSMEDLSWSDSDKFGEVIIGQVTSDKSENVPLKKRRHLLQSPPSHPWKSSLRNQVSAPSRTRSCLPLLGDREQLQYPSCSSGDFSGIELLAAAASMDVDINDADKKDVTEDTIFQNNSDESSSATQSEQGSKNKVSASSLSNFDVLGANVESQDNNSAVSPQSLLTHPEDDTMPKVSREHWDLNTAMDAWGEPCDDAIAVDTLKDVNEGMHREEVEKHFANHVLSKPTKTADQTSSLLAEEDKSTLVSEDGISNPPPHLEENLWEQPNVVFSRTAIDTSNQSCEKDTDSIQASNCESGMKILNQDTSSDVIVGCSPSCELVPEEKNNATTLQDGDSSCNISECERSAALDGSHTGTDEVNAHDRTASESVIYVQPKDKEVSKKTPELPDGQPVASTDSNKQIDGGFLSNSSMSDCEQYSELAELGTDRDGDSNLHKEQSKRTVVDDTCKSFGAGTRCKVPSSVGSIGRRNLDVSRGNHVDMGDGDDLTGFQEGYDSPYEDGELRGSCLYTWEESEVENECVDYESDGRNGDGSDADDYYHGSEIVEGGSEGSHGTQRNLSMKIPPEGKSKCGAVNHSFKEHIVKDKSDNNELAGKGLNAGPGSTVEQCVEMAIEANDGITRSQLRDHKDAVNARMTQIEEYVAKTVRGKLQSRIEGRSSADGTDVKDVFFIQQSRSRRVAGSYPRPERDASPDRYMGRHRSAVTGERDGAHQWTSWGSRRCYTSNYQGGEGRNNTRPRSKTGEYANRIDGVEYHEKRQTNYLSKGLHKPFVRRSPVERDEYFVVGRRVPLTQRVSNFKGRGHYSQRPGRDSVEEFEPLPGVACASVRMPRYLSRREHSFSPSSGRQTHMAMSRKRSRSRSRTRSLMAWHQQRECILGARRISRSPDCRSEARMERMRMPFSKSSFATEYGEGYISPPRGHFSPQRSCRWVEERNFADSNYLRRRRSPPVREFRRTQRLDAVRSSGRMKSDKYFRPMTQPGRFSFMANDGRECKLEPNYGDRWRDDSGEMSHRVVHPGDGANMRRFRHNVGGCDFEVKKLNNEGDGDVPKSHQQQQQGEREDKKASFKI